TGGGGGCGGGGGGAAGGGGCCGCGGCACGGCGGCCCGCTCCCTATGATGGCAGAGGGGGCCGCCCCGCGAAAGGGGTGACACCGAAATCCCTGGTATGACGTCACATGTCGAGATTCGGACAAAGAGATTCGCATGGCCACAGGGGCGCAGGCACGGCCGTGCTACACTGCGCGCCTCCGCCCCGGAGGTGCCGATGCCGCGTCCTCGCCTGCTCGCCGTCGTGCTGCTGCTTGCCGTCGCCCTGCCTGCTTGCGCCGCCGAGGCGCCCGCGCGGCGCCTGGCGATCACCATCGACGACCTGCCCATCGCGCAGATCAGCCAGCACACGCCCGCGCAACAAGAGACGATCACCGTGCGCATCCTGGCCGCGCTGGCCGCGCACCGCGCGCAGGCGGTGGGCTTCGTCAACACGGGCAAGCTCGAGGTGGAGGGCGCGGTCGACCCCGCGCGCGAGGCGCTGCTGCGCCGCTGGCTGGCCGCAGGCTGCGAGCTGGGCAACCACACGCGCAGGCATCCCAGCCTGCATCAGGTGGAGCCCGCGGTGTGGAAGGCAGACGTGGTGGCCGGTGAGGCGCCGCTGAAGGCCTTGGTCGAAGCGGCCGGCGGGCGCCTGCGCTGGTTTCGTCACCCCTATCTGCACATTGGACTCTCGGCCGAGGTGCAGGCTACAACGGCGGCCTTCCTCGCCGCGCGCGGTTACACCGTGGCGCCGGTCACGCTGGACAACAGCGACTGGCTCTATGCCCGCGCGCACACCAAGGCCTGGAATGCAGGCGACGCGGCCGCCGCGCGCCGCCTCGGCGAGGACTACCTGCGTTACATGCTCAGCGTGGTGGAGTTCTACGAGGGGCAGGCCGAGCTGATCGTCGGGCGGGCGATCCCGCAGATCCTCCTGATCCACGCGAACGCACTCAACGCCGACTGGCTGGCGCCTTTCCTCGATGCACTCGCCGCGCGCGGCTACGACTTCATCGCGCTCGAGGAGGCGCTGGCCGACCCGGTCTACGCGCGGCCCGCGGACGGCTACACGGGCGGGGGTGGCATCACCTGGCTGCACCGCTGGGCGATCACGGCGAAGCTCGACCGCGCGATCCTCCAGGGCGAGCCGGAGGTGCCGGCTTGGGTGGAGGCGCTCGCGGAGGCCCCCTAAGCCGGCATTGCTTCCCCCCGCCCGCCGCGCTAGTCTGGCCTGTTCCAAAGACGGGAGGTTGGGCCATGCACTTGCGCGGACGCGACTACATCGCCACCCAGGACTGGAAGCTGGCCGAGCTGCAGCACCTAATCACGCGGGCGGTAGAACTCAAGCGGCAGTTCAAGACCGGCGTACCGCACCGGTTGCTGCCGGACAAGACCATCTTCCTCTTCTTTCTCGACAAGTCGACGCGCACGCGCAACAGCTTCGAGGCCGGCGCCACCCAGCTCGGCGCCCACGCGCACTTCGTCGACGCCTCCACCAGCCAGATGGCCCACGGCGAGAGCCCCAAGGACATGGGCGTGATCCTCTCGAGTTACGGCCACGCCATCGCCATCCGCCACGACCTGGTGCCCGGCGAGGGCGCGACGCTGATGCGCGCCGTCGCCGAGCACGCCAGCGTGCCCGTCATCAACATGCAGTGCGACGTGGATCACCCCTGCCAGACGCTCGCCGATCTCATGACCCTGCAAGAGCTGCGCGGGCACAGCCTGCGCGGCCTGCGCCTGGCCGTGAGCTGGGCCTACGCGCCGAGCTACGCCAAGCCGATGAGCGTGCCGCAGGGCCTGCTCACCCTGATGCCGCGCTTCGGCATCGACGTGGTGCTCGCCCACCCGCCGGGCTACGAACTCATGCCCGACCAGATGGCGATCGCCCGCGCGAACGCGAAGGAAGCCGGCACCCTGCTCGAAGTCACCGACGACATGGACGCCGCCTTCCGGGGCGCGGATGTCGTCTACCCCAAGAGCTGGGGCGCTTTCGACTACTTCGGCCGGCCCGAGGAAGGCCTCGCGCTCGCTGCCCAGCACCCCGACTGGATCTGCGACGAGCGGCGCCTGGGCCTCGCCAAGAAGGACGCCCTCTACATGCACTGCCTGCCCGCCGACCGCGGCAACGAGGTGACGGACGCCGTCATCGACGGCCCGCAGTCGGTGGTCTACCCCGAGGCCGAGAACCGCCTGCACACCTGCAAGGCCATCATGGCGGAGACGATGTGAGCTTCGCCGGCCAAGGACCGGTCGAGGCCCGCTGCGCGCTCTGCGGCGCGGGCGCCGCGATCGCGCCCGCTTTGTACACGTGTACAAAGTGCAGCGGCACGCTGGACCTGCTCTACGACTACCCGGCACTTGCCCGGCGCCTGGCCGCGGCCGGCGGCGAGGGGATCAACCCCGCCGTGCTGCTCTCGCCCGTGCGCCTCACTCACGAGGATCCGCTCTTCTTCGAGCTGCTGGACTGGACCCGCGTGCAGCCCGCCGCCCGCCTGGGCGCCGCGCTCGGCGCGCGCAGGCTCACGCTGCTCGACGAGACCCGCCTGCCCTCGGGCAGCCTCAAGGACCGCGCCACGCTGGCCGTGCTCATGCGCGCTCGCGAGACTGGTGCCCATACGATCGCCTGCGCGTCCACGGGCAACGCGGGCGCCAGCCTCGCCTGCCTCGCCGCGCGGCTGGGCATGAAGGCCGTGATCTTCGCGCCGCGGAGCGCGCCGGCCGCCAAGCTGCGCCAGGTGCAGGCCCACGGCGCGCGGCTCTTGCTCGTCGACGGCAACTACGACCTCGCCTACGAGCTCTGCCTCGCGGCCGTGGCCGAGCGCGGCTGGGTCTCGCGCAACACGTCGCACAACCCCTGGTGCGCGGAGGGCAAGAAGAGCGCCGTGCTCGCGCTCGCGCGCCCCCGCGAGCGGAAGATCGCCGACGCCATCCTCGTGCCCGCGGGGGACGGCTGCATCCTCGCCGGCGTACACAAGGGCCTGGTCGACCTTCAGCGCGTGGGCTGGATCGACACGCTGCCGCGGCTCGTGGCCGTGCAGCCCGAGGGTTCGGCGGCGATAGCGAAGGCTTGGCACGCTGGCAATACGATTGAGCCCGTGGCCGCGCGCTCCGTGGCCGACTCGCTGGTCGTCGATCGCCCGCGCGACGGCGAGAAGGCCCTGCGCGCGCTGCGCGAGACGGGCGGCTTCGCCGTCACCGTGAGCGACGCGGAGATCCTCGCCGCGGTCTTCGAGCTGGCGCGGCTCGAGGGCATCTTCGCCGAGCCGGCGGGGGCCGCCGCGCTCGCGGGCCTGCGCAAGGCGATCGCCGCTGGCCTGCTCGAGCCGGACGCGGAGATCGTCGCCCTCGTCACGGGGCACGGACTCAAGGACCCGGGCGCCCTCGCGCCCCTGCTCGCGCCAGCGCCGGTGATCGCCTCGCTGAAGGACCTGCCCGCGGAGGCCTCGCGATGACCTGGGACCTGCCGCCCGCACACGAAGACCGCCTCCTGCTGCGCTGCACCGTGAACGGCGAAGTGGTGGAGCGCGAGGTCGCCACCACCACGCGCCTGCTGCACTTCCTGCGCGAGGAGCTGGGCCTGACCGGCGCCAAGGAGGTCTGCGCCGAGGGCGAGTGCGGCGCCTGCAACGTGCTGCTGGACGGCCGCCTCGTGAACTCCTGCCTGGTGCTGGCCGTCGAGGCCGAAGGCGCGGCGATCACTACCGTGGAGGGCCTGGCCGGCCACCCGGTGCAGGCCGCCATGGCGACCACGCACGCGGTGCAGTGCGGCTATTGCTTCCCCGGCATGGTGGTCAGCGCGGCCGATCTGATCGCCAAGACAGAGCGCCTGGACCGTGCTAGTATCAAGGCCGGCCTGGCGGGGAACCTCTGCCGCTGCACGGGCTATGCGAAGATCCTGGACGCCGTCGCCCTCGCGGCGCGCACTGCCGACAAAGGAAAGGACGCATGAGACGCTGGCACGCCGCTCTCCTGATCGCCCTGCTCGCCCTCGGGGCCTGCGCGCGGCCCAAGACCGAGGAACCGCCGCCCGTGCTGCCCACGGTGAGCGGTCTCATCCTGCGCGCGGCGAGCGGCGACCTCGTGACCGTGACGGGCAGCGCCGTCAGCGGCGAGCTGGCCACCACCATCGACGAGGAGACCGAGCAGCTCACGCTGCGCTTCCTCGACGATCAGTCCGCGGAGTTCACGCCGGCCAGCGGCTTCAGCCTGGGCACGGCCGTGGCGAATGGCG
Above is a window of bacterium DNA encoding:
- a CDS encoding polysaccharide deacetylase, with the translated sequence MTSHVEIRTKRFAWPQGRRHGRATLRASAPEVPMPRPRLLAVVLLLAVALPACAAEAPARRLAITIDDLPIAQISQHTPAQQETITVRILAALAAHRAQAVGFVNTGKLEVEGAVDPAREALLRRWLAAGCELGNHTRRHPSLHQVEPAVWKADVVAGEAPLKALVEAAGGRLRWFRHPYLHIGLSAEVQATTAAFLAARGYTVAPVTLDNSDWLYARAHTKAWNAGDAAAARRLGEDYLRYMLSVVEFYEGQAELIVGRAIPQILLIHANALNADWLAPFLDALAARGYDFIALEEALADPVYARPADGYTGGGGITWLHRWAITAKLDRAILQGEPEVPAWVEALAEAP
- a CDS encoding ornithine carbamoyltransferase; protein product: MHLRGRDYIATQDWKLAELQHLITRAVELKRQFKTGVPHRLLPDKTIFLFFLDKSTRTRNSFEAGATQLGAHAHFVDASTSQMAHGESPKDMGVILSSYGHAIAIRHDLVPGEGATLMRAVAEHASVPVINMQCDVDHPCQTLADLMTLQELRGHSLRGLRLAVSWAYAPSYAKPMSVPQGLLTLMPRFGIDVVLAHPPGYELMPDQMAIARANAKEAGTLLEVTDDMDAAFRGADVVYPKSWGAFDYFGRPEEGLALAAQHPDWICDERRLGLAKKDALYMHCLPADRGNEVTDAVIDGPQSVVYPEAENRLHTCKAIMAETM
- a CDS encoding pyridoxal-phosphate dependent enzyme — translated: MRRGSPLPDARRSHDPARAARAQPARPAPGRELGLRAELRQADERAAGPAHPDAALRHRRGARPPAGLRTHARPDGDRPREREGSRHPARSHRRHGRRLPGRGCRLPQELGRFRLLRPARGRPRARCPAPRLDLRRAAPGPRQEGRPLHALPARRPRQRGDGRRHRRPAVGGLPRGREPPAHLQGHHGGDDVSFAGQGPVEARCALCGAGAAIAPALYTCTKCSGTLDLLYDYPALARRLAAAGGEGINPAVLLSPVRLTHEDPLFFELLDWTRVQPAARLGAALGARRLTLLDETRLPSGSLKDRATLAVLMRARETGAHTIACASTGNAGASLACLAARLGMKAVIFAPRSAPAAKLRQVQAHGARLLLVDGNYDLAYELCLAAVAERGWVSRNTSHNPWCAEGKKSAVLALARPRERKIADAILVPAGDGCILAGVHKGLVDLQRVGWIDTLPRLVAVQPEGSAAIAKAWHAGNTIEPVAARSVADSLVVDRPRDGEKALRALRETGGFAVTVSDAEILAAVFELARLEGIFAEPAGAAALAGLRKAIAAGLLEPDAEIVALVTGHGLKDPGALAPLLAPAPVIASLKDLPAEASR
- a CDS encoding (2Fe-2S)-binding protein; this translates as MTWDLPPAHEDRLLLRCTVNGEVVEREVATTTRLLHFLREELGLTGAKEVCAEGECGACNVLLDGRLVNSCLVLAVEAEGAAITTVEGLAGHPVQAAMATTHAVQCGYCFPGMVVSAADLIAKTERLDRASIKAGLAGNLCRCTGYAKILDAVALAARTADKGKDA